In Thunnus thynnus chromosome 13, fThuThy2.1, whole genome shotgun sequence, the following proteins share a genomic window:
- the hlcs gene encoding biotin--protein ligase — translation QSRQLTSSVCCLQVLKWSDCCLPLACSPGQPFRAVAQASVDNFSRLGVAFIEDRLQLDNGLVPSKIIPVLLQESTLSELLEKQRPPSPRIVTSVQLCSTKAEKGQPLPCRLSADRQHLLSHKGSLLLTPEAKQRLEERRGSEPLCRTQDLGPLGYSEDNSLGNHHHMEGHRHHLHLSSCDECLELEKSTILSVKYASAENILDLPYDNSVGLDSGDETLDELQHDTKGFLGQSGGFDFNGKSPNILVYTGGCQERFQSVRQVLSECINMENYIIYHLLPQQVLSDPWLDNTKLLVLAEEQALTPQLQTCFLNYLSQGGKVLGIASTLCPAGLSLEVRERRHGHIHRLSFTREDSTELELSVLASGKVYVRDIQGGGEVELWGELKGDVPHQRDMVIVRVTHGEDGGEAVVCQVHLEIAPDSQNLSCEGFDELKVSNALRYEVLTEILTSLGLSCELNQTPAPSPVHLLATSQEAKATFLKWLQTRADENGLLSLSKACLRVVSCCELQNGPLLPDGSLALVTDSSESQTWELFSMETYRKNLKTSVLGHTLLYAEVVTSTMDLFEGLTLHLPKDVGLIAIAARQSQGRGRGRNAWLSPLGCAMFTLSVQVELSSRLGQRIPFLQHLAALAVVEAVRTLPGYQDIDLRVKWPNDIYYSNLMKLGGVLVTSTVIGSTFHLLIGCGFNVTNSNPTLCINDLIQQYNIQYNCNLQPLSCAQLIARTVSYLEALISSFQQGGPDAILPTYYKRWLHSGTQVRLWSEDGLEAEVVGLDPNGFLQVYSKEQGVVSVEPDGNSFDMLKNLVIIKQH, via the exons TACAAAGTCGTCAGCTAACCAGTAGTGTTTGTTGTCTGCAGGTGCTGAAGTGGTCTGACTGCTGTCTTCCTCTGGCATGTAGTCCTGGCCAGCCATTCAGGGCAGTGGCTCAGGCCAGTGTAGATAACTTCAGTCGGCTGGGGGTGGCTTTTATAGAAGATCGCCTTCAGCTGGATAATGGACTTGTGCCTTCAAAGATAATCC CTGTCCTCCTCCAAGAATCCACTCTCAGTGAGCTGCTGGAGAAGCAGCGTCCACCAAGCCCAAGGATTGTGACTTCAGTACAGCTCTGCAGCACCAAGGCTGAAAAAGGTCAGCCTTTGCCTTGTCGGCTGTCAGCTGACCGTCAGCACCTACTGTCCCATAAAGGCAGTCTTCTCCTCACCCCGGAGGCAAAGCAGAGGTTAGAGGAGCGACGAGGGTCAGAGCCGCTCTGTAGGACCCAGGATCTGGGACCTCTTGGTTACTCAGAAGACAATTCCTTGGGGAATCATCACCACATGGAGGGCCATAGACACCACCTCCATCTGTCCAGCTGCGACGAATGTTTGGAGCTGGAAAAAAGCACCATCCTCTCTGTCAAATATGCTTCAGCTGAGAACATTCTGGACCTTCCTTATGATAACTCAGTAGGGCTGGATAGTGGGGATGAGACTCTGGATGAACTTCAGCATGATACCAAAGGTTTTCTTGGTCAAAGCGGTGGATTTGATTTTAATGGCAAATCGCCAAATATTCTGGTGTACACAGGTGGTTGCCAGGAACGTTTTCAGTCAGTTCGTCAGGTTTTATCAGAGTGTATAAACATGGAAAACTACATAATATACCACCTCCTACCACAGCAGGTTCTGAGTGATCCTTGGCTGGACAACACCAAGCTCTTGGTACTGGCAGAGGAGCAAGCCCTTACCCCCCAACTTCAGACCTGCTTTCTCAACTACCTTAGCCAGGGTGGCAAGGTCCTGGGGATAGCCTCCACCCTGTGCCCTGCAGGCCTCTCTCTGGAGGTCAGGGAGAGACGACATGGGCATATCCATAGACTGAGCTTCACTAGGGAAGACAGCACAGAGCTGGAATTGAGTGTGTTGGCTAGTGGGAAGGTCTACGTCAGAGATATTCAGGGAGGAGGGGAAGTTGAGCTCTGGGGGGAGCTGAAAGGAGACGTCCCTCATCAGAGGGATATGGTTATCGTCAGGGTGACCCATGGAGAGGACGGCGGGGAAGCTGTTGTCTGTCAG GTCCACCTGGAAATTGCTCCTGACTCCCAGAATTTGTCATGTGAAGGCTTTGATGAACTAAAGGTCAGTAACGCACTGCGTTATGAAGTCTTGACAGAGATCCTCACCTCTCTGGGCCTCAGTTGTGAACTAAACCAGACTCCAGCCCCAAGTCCAGTCCATCTGCTGGCCACCTCTCAG GAAGCTAAGGCCACCTTCTTGAAGTGGCTACAGACACGTGCAGATGAAAATGGCCTCCTCTCGTTGTCCAAGGCCTGCCTCAGAGTGGTGTCCTGTTGTGAGCTCCAGAATGGCCCTTTGCTGCCTGATGGCTCTCTGGCCCTGGTCACTGACTCCTCAGAGTCTCAGACCTGGGAGCTGTTCAGTATGGAGACCTACAGAAAAAACCTGAAGACCAGTGTACTGGGGCACACCTTGCTGTATGCTGAGGTCGTTACATCTACCATGGACCTGTTTGAAGG GCTTACTCTGCACTTACCAAAGGATGTGGGTCTAATAGCTATAGCGGCTCGACAAAGCCAGGGCAGAG gtagAGGCAGGAATGCCTGGCTCAGCCCATTGGGTTGTGCCATGTTTACTCTGAGTGTCCAGGTAGAGCTGAGCTCCAGGCTTGGACAGAGGATTCCCTTCTTGCAACATCTGGCTGCTCTGGCTGTGGTCGAGGCGGTTCGTACACTTCCTGGATACCAG GACATAGACCTGAGGGTGAAGTGGCCCAATGACATCTACTACAGTAACCTGATGAAGCTCGGGGGAGTACTGGTGACCTCCACTGTAATAGGATCAACCTTTCATCTGCTCATAG GCTGTGGTTTCAATGTGACCAACAGCAACCCAACATTGTGCATCAATGACCTAATCCAGCAGTACAACATCCAATACAACTGCAACCTGCAGCCACTAAGCTGTGCCCAGCTCATCGCTCGGACTGTTAGCTACCTGGAGGCCCTCATCAGCAGCTTCCAACAAGGAGGCCCAGATGCCATCTTGCCCACCTACTACAAGAGATGGCTTCACAG TGGGACTCAGGTGCGTCTCTGGAGCGAGGATGGACTAGAGGCTGAGGTGGTGGGTCTGGACCCCAACGGATTCCTCCAAGTGTACAGCAAGGAGCAGGGTGTGGTCTCAGTGGAACCTGATGGAAACTCCTTTGACATGCTGAAGAACCTGGTGATCATCAAGCAGCATTAG